The Lutibacter sp. A64 genome segment GGGATTTTTTTGTAGGTGTGTTCTTAGGCAAGAGTTACATCTATGCCTAATTCTTCTAATTTTTCTTTTATTTTGTGATCTAATTTTTTATCTGTAATTATTTGGTCAACATCTTCAAGTCCGCAAATTTTTCCGAAACCTTTTTTTCCAAATTTAGAAGAGTCAGCTAGTACAATTATTTTTTGAGCAGCTTTAATCATTTCTTTGTTTAAAGAAGCTTCCATAGAATTTGTGGTGGTTAATCCAAAATCAATATCTATTCCATCAACACCTAAAAATAATTTTGTAAACGTAAATTCTTTAAGCATTTTTTCGCTTGTTGGTCCTATTACTGAAGAGGAGCTTCGTCTTACAATTCCGCCTAATTGTATTACATCAATATTTGGATTTTCTGCTAGAATTAAAGCAGTGTTTAATGATGCTGTAAGAACGGTTAGGCCTTCAACGGGTTTTAAATGTTTGGCAAATTCAATTACGGATGTTCCGGATGCTATAATAATACTATCGTTTGGTTTTAAAATTAAACCAGCTGCAATCGCAATTCTTGTTTTTTCTTTTTTATTGATTTTTTCTTTAATGTTAACATGGTGTTCAGTAGTGTAGGGGTTAGATGGAATTGCTCTTCCGTGAGAGCGGAAAAGTAAATTTTTTTCTTCTAAGGCTTTTAGGTCTTTTCTAATAGTAACTAGTGATACTCCAAATTCTTGACTTAGGTCTGCGACTTCTACAAAACCATCATTTTCAAGTTTTTTTAAAATTAATTTGTGACGTTCGGCTATGTTTAAAAGCATTTTCAAGTATTTTGTTTAACAAATATACGGTAATGTTAGTTTATTTCGAAGCGTTTCGAAATATTTTTTTGCTTGCCGATTTTGTGAAACTTAGTAATGTTCTAGTTGTTATTTCTCTTTTAGTAATCAGTTGTTTAGCTTTTTATTTCGATAAGAAATGTTTGAGAAATATGACAAAAGTCATAATATGTTAAAAAAAACAAAAAAAAACTTTCGAAATGTTTCTAAAAGATTTACTTTTACCCTGTAATAGAAAAATACTATTCGTTTAAAATATTTGAAATATGAAAAGAGATGAAATGATTTCGAGGGTGAAGAGTCATTCAGAGGAATTCGATTTTATAATTATTGGTGGAGGAGCCACTGGAATTGGAATAGCTTTGGAAGCTTCTGCTAGAGGGTATTCTGTTGTTTTATTAGAAATGTCTGATTTTACAAAGTCAACCTCGAGTAAGGCTACGAAACTAATGCATGGAGGTGTTCGTTATTTGGCGCAAGGTGATGTTGGTTTGGTAAGAGAAGCTGTTGTGGAGCGTGGTTTAATGATACAGAATGCTCCTCATTTAGTTAAAAGTCAGTCGTTTATAATTCCTACACATGGTCTTTTTGATGAGGTTTTGTATACTGTGGGTTTAACGTTTTATGATTTGTTAGCTGGGAAATTAAGTTTGGGTAGATCAAAAAGAATTTCAAAAAAGAAAACATTAGAGCGTATTTCATTGATTAACCCGAAGAAGATATCTGCAGGGGTAGTGTATTATGATGGTCAGTTTGATGATTCTCGTTTAGCTATAAATACTTTGCAAAGTGCTGTGGAAAAAGGTGCTGTTGTTTTGAATTATTGCAATGTAACAGGGTTGGTTAAAGATGGTGATGGAAAAGTAAAAGGGGTTTCATTTGTTGATGGAGAAACTTCTGAAAAACATCAAGTAATGGGTAAGCAAATTGTAAATGCTACAGGTGTGTTTGCTGATGATATATTACAAATGGATGCTCCAGGTGCTGAAAAAACAATAGCTCCAAGTCAAGGTGTGCATTTAATTTTAGATAAATCTTTTTTACCAGGCGATGATGCGATAACAATTCCTAAAACAGATGATGGGCGTGTGTTATTTTTGGTTCCTTGGCATAATAAAGTAATTATTGGTACAACTGATACTCCAATTGAAAAAGAATCTTTAGAGCCTGTGGCTTTAGAAGAAGAAATAGGGTTTATTTTAGATACGGCTAGTAGGTATTTAACAAAAGCTCCAAAACGAAGTGATGTCTTAAGTGTTTTTGCAGGGTTACGTCCATTAGCTGCTACAAAAGGAAAAGGAAATAAAACGAAAGAGATTTCTAGAAGTCATAAAATTTATACATCTGATTCTGGTTTGTTAACTATAGTTGGTGGTAAATGGACAACATTTAGAAGAATGGGGCAAGATTTAGTTGATAAAGCAGAGAAAAATCACGGTTGGCCTCGTATTTCTTCTAAAACAATACATTTAAAAATTCATGGGTATAAAGAAAATGTAGATTAT includes the following:
- a CDS encoding glycerol-3-phosphate dehydrogenase/oxidase yields the protein MKRDEMISRVKSHSEEFDFIIIGGGATGIGIALEASARGYSVVLLEMSDFTKSTSSKATKLMHGGVRYLAQGDVGLVREAVVERGLMIQNAPHLVKSQSFIIPTHGLFDEVLYTVGLTFYDLLAGKLSLGRSKRISKKKTLERISLINPKKISAGVVYYDGQFDDSRLAINTLQSAVEKGAVVLNYCNVTGLVKDGDGKVKGVSFVDGETSEKHQVMGKQIVNATGVFADDILQMDAPGAEKTIAPSQGVHLILDKSFLPGDDAITIPKTDDGRVLFLVPWHNKVIIGTTDTPIEKESLEPVALEEEIGFILDTASRYLTKAPKRSDVLSVFAGLRPLAATKGKGNKTKEISRSHKIYTSDSGLLTIVGGKWTTFRRMGQDLVDKAEKNHGWPRISSKTIHLKIHGYKENVDYDNPLYFYGSDEDAILKLASQNGNKNYISKKLQVIEAQVLWAVEHEMCRTVEDFLARRTRCQLLDARESIKMAPRVAEIMASALEKDESWIEKQVQDYIAVTLNYIL
- a CDS encoding DeoR/GlpR family DNA-binding transcription regulator; this encodes MLLNIAERHKLILKKLENDGFVEVADLSQEFGVSLVTIRKDLKALEEKNLLFRSHGRAIPSNPYTTEHHVNIKEKINKKEKTRIAIAAGLILKPNDSIIIASGTSVIEFAKHLKPVEGLTVLTASLNTALILAENPNIDVIQLGGIVRRSSSSVIGPTSEKMLKEFTFTKLFLGVDGIDIDFGLTTTNSMEASLNKEMIKAAQKIIVLADSSKFGKKGFGKICGLEDVDQIITDKKLDHKIKEKLEELGIDVTLA